The DNA window GAGTTATGAATGTGAGGGATTTCCACCCGGGGTCCGACGGGCTAATTTGATGCAATGAACAATGCGGAACCTTGATTCGTTCCCATTGACGAAGTGCTGAGCCTCATTCACGGGCTTTTCCAGGGATTTATATGTCCTATTATGAGTTGTACTAtgagaaagaagtgaaatattCGATTCGAACGACGAATGACAGACGAATCGAATCTgtgttcttattatttttgctcCAAACAAAATTTGATTGATGATTGCTTCGATAATTTGAAATTGAGGTAATGGATGCGACGAGAGAGGAAATGACCTGATACTTTTATCCAAGGAAAAGCTCGTGTTTCCTACATTTCCTacatttgagagaaaattccaaaatctaGGAAAATTTAGAGCATTTTCAGCAGCAAAATAACAAGATTTCTGTAAGTTTCTCCAATTAATTTGTGATTCTGGgatgttttgaagaaagaaaggaaagtgaTTTAATGGTGCTGATAATATACAGCTTTTGTACAGAAAACACAAGCACAAAGCAACTTCtgggggttttttttcggttgtGTTCGTTTTTAACCCAGATTATTTACGCTACCCACtccagtatatatatatatatatatatatatatatatatatatatagtagattttatttaaatttaacaTTTTAGTTAGCAATATCTTCATATCTCTCAGTAATCCATTATTTCCCTGTAAGTTTAGTAGAACAGTGGGGAAAAGAAGCTTGAAACTGGGAAATGTTGGCGTTGAAATAGGGCCTATGTacttaaaggaaaattttggtaATGGCGTGGATGGGATATTGCAGAACGAGCTGCGTTCCACTTCAAGAGACCCtttgatgttgaaaaaaaaattatagaagaggggataaagaataaagtgcatGGCGCTGATGAATCTGATCGACTTTAACTCAGGACCGTTTgagattgtttgttttttctaaagacggctctactaaagaaaacaattattgtttgttttttgttggagGTTCCTTTTGATCGCctgtgcagccttacaatcaCTTGAGAGGGcgagctgatgtgtcaagtcagcgttttaaATCCGCCCAGATCCGCCCAGTTTGGGACCATTTTATTGGAATCAGAGAGATGAAATGGTTGCTTGGATACGGGGATTCCGAACGAGCCATCGAAGGTGCAGTCAcaaccgaacctcttaccggctgCGCCACGCACTCCctgatttgagaaaaaaaaattgggatgAAATTTGAGAATGATTCAGTAGCTTGTTGATATCCTCACCATCAACATCATTATGTTTCTCGTTGAGTCTGTCGTGGATAAGGCTTAGAAGctaaactagtttttttttcctcaatattCAAGACTCAGAACGAGTGATCCAGTCAGCGGTGGAGTAGTCTTCCTTAGAAATCACTCAGTAATTAATAGTAAGTTTTCCTGAAGTAAACCTAACTAATTTCAAAGGTACCctccaaatattttcttcctgaatttATTTTCGTGTAGGTATCAACTTCGACTATCCTTCGCATTCAATAGtactgcgttttttttttcaacccttCGGAGCTTTGAGCAGTATTTCCTGCTGATTTATATTTTTCCCCTCTCCTTCGCATGCACTTCCTTGTTCTTGgtcattaatttaaaaaaaaaaacgttgagaAAGTTTACAATTCTTCTTCCATGCTTTAATCCTGTCCTTATTTAGATCCGGAGCAGAAGCGACAGATGAACGACTCCAAGAACGACTATGGACATACTCTGCGGACCTCGCTAAAGGCTATATTTAAGACAGTTGTGATCGGTTGAAACTTTTtcctcaaactttttttttctctcttattcCTTCTATTTCCGGCTAATATATAGCTGTGTCAGCTAACACTGTACATAGTGTACATTAAACTAGTCcattcctcctctttttttttcatcacgtCGTGTCTAGCGTTGAATGGGTCCTCTGTTCATCATAGATCTTCCTCAATGAGTATTTTCCCCTCCCCCCTCTTTTTCTGTCTTTGTTCTTTATCTCAGCCGAAAATGGCTCTTTAGTCGTGCTTTAATCTACCCGTTGATCGCTAGCTTTCGATTgttctttattgatttttttattctattttttaaacctACGAGGACATAGTCTTCACACATTCACGTGTACTACAgtctgtatatatatataatcctTGAATAaaggacgattttttttcttgagtgtGCGTATAATTTACCTTCACGCAGTGAGGGATCAACAGATACTATCTGTTTGATGTCATGGTTTTTCATCTTACCGTAGTTTCACTTAACGACTTAGATAAATAGAATAGGACGAATATGGATGCGTTTGTGGATATGCTAATAGAGATCGAAAAGCGACCACATAGatgcaggatttttttttttgttgttgctagAATTAAGTCTAAAACTCTACAGGTTAACCATCTCTCACATTTCGTCATCAGTCGACAATTACGACCGCTATTAGCGCAGAATGCACCGTCAAGGATAATCTTCGTCTCCAGTATTTGTCACGATTGGTAAGCACAAATATGCATTTTAAATGCGCTCACATATGATCGGTAAAAATATGTAGAAGTTTTAAATAGccaaaatatataaataaatgtaaaaaacgTGGGGAATATAGACATAGCCAGTCTCCATCCGGACCGCGTTGCTGCCGCACGCGAGACTGCTGCGACGAGACAGGAATTTTGGGAGGAACTACGAATTCGCAGACGAGCTTGCGTTCCAGAAACGGTCCTATAAACCCAGAATTTTGTTATGTACAAATGTGATGTGTAGATGTTGTTGTTTTAGGAAGCCAACCTTCATTTAATTCGAATTTCCTggatttgcaaatttttttgcaataaatcTATATTTCTGCAGGTTAATGAAGCTAAAAGGAATGAGGAAAATGTCACTGCGTTGGGTTTACCAGAAATAATTCATTAAAATACTCCCTTAGATCAACCCAATCATATCGTTGTCCTACACCAATATGCTGGActcagaaaaaatacaaatttgcaaaaaaaataaactagaacTGGAACAACATCGAATTCAAAGTAGTTGGTTCCATTTAGCTTCAAAGTAGTTTTAAAGTGAttttcatctcaaaaaataGTGGAGAAAACAAGctgctgtaattttttttgatagtgCTTGAAATGTTAGATGTGCTGGGCAAGTGTTCTTGTTTTCactattcaattttattttttctgatctTTGTTAAAAGTTACCTTGGTAGCGCATAAGTGGTagtgtaaaaataataatttagagAATTCTGGCAGTAGAGAATTAGAGAATTCTGGCAATTTCTAGAGGATTCACCATTCATTTACAGGTATCCTCTAGACTTCACGGATCTACAAGCGACAAAATACGGTGATGCCTACCTGCAATATTCCCGTAGCAAACTGATGAACCATATGACCGCTCTGAAAATGGCACGTGAAAAACAGGACGGAGTGACTGTGAACGTATTGGAACCGGGAGTGATTGAGACGAAACTCCTcaagttcgttttttttttcagcgatgCCTTGGCGCTTATCGTACGAACGTGGCCAGTTTCATCTGAGgcaatctattttttttaaaaaatcattcaccAAGTCATTTGGGGAATTAGGCGGGAATTGATTGTCAACTCCATTTCtgaaatacattaaaaaaagaacttttgtaaaaatttctctGTGTTTGTAAAGTCTAAACGAAAATTTACTTCAGACGCGGTGGATACTCCGGTGCACCGGTAAAAGACGGCAGCGTAGCGCCACTCCATCTTATCACATCCGATGAGCTGAAAAACATTAGCGGCGAATATTTTAATAATCGTGGAAaggtaaaaattaaatttaatcgGAATTATCTACTGAAaaacgtttttgaaaaattgttgctTTGTCAGAAGATCACTTCAAGCACCGATTCAATGGATGCGGCACAACAAGATCGTCTATGGAAGATGAGCGAGGAGATTTGTGCGAAATTCGGGATAACTTTCTGATGACCACCAATCCAGtttggatttattttctgcatgaatttgaagcttttttagtattttgttgctgaataaattgttttttagTGTGGAGTTGTTTATATTTGTTGGAAGAGTATATGAGAAAATATCACATATtaggaaattttagaaaagccattcttcaaaaaattaccgaatataatagaaaaaaagccgatgatttcaaagattttttctctctttttctttgtttcggAAATTTGCTCAGATCAAGTTCACTCCAAGTGATTTCAGGAGTTATTTCTGTTCTACAATCTTTACTGGGATCTGTTTTACACTATCTTCAAATTGTTATTCCATAATTCGTCgacattttcaagaaaaaagcggaaaatttTGGTGTAGACAACAGCTATGGAAAATATATTGATTCAATATAAGGAGTAGGAGTACGATCAAGAGTTAGTGAGATCAAAAAAATCGATCTAGTCTAAActaaaaaatctcaaaaaaaaatccatctaaTCAATAACTAACTTGAACTGTACTGTGAATTACAGAATTACAGGAACAGGCAGGATAGAATCAATCAATATACCTCAGTCTTATACGAGAAATATGAACTGTGTATGTATCTGAACAGTTATCGTCGCATACGTAAATATGACAACTGCTGGTGGATCAGCTCCAGACGTCATAGCACTAAAGAGTGAGCTACGCGAAGTTATTCCCTTCAAgatttttgtttaaataaaATCCTTAGAAGATGCCGAAGCTAATGagatacattaaaaaaaactatagaattgagaaaaacttttaaaaaagtactgtCTTTTAGGGTTTAAGTAAGTTTTTATGAATGCAAAGGTTCTGGGAATTTTCATTACGCATCGATGAGAAACGGCTAAGATGGTGGTAATTCTAGTTTATTCCTAAAATAacctaaaatagaaaaattctagaagctaagataaataaattcctAAATTCCATGAGGGAATAATTCCAATTTCGCTCATACCTAGAGAATATGGTACCACGAGTACAGCCAGGAAGTGGATTGTGCCAGATTCCACTAATAAGAAATTGTGTgccgattttttaaaaatgttctgacttagtcaattgtgttttctttttttcatctttttttttgctgtactATTGGTGTACGTGAATgaataggtaaataaatatgatcgCTAAGGATAAGTGAGTGCGTAGACTCTGAGAATCGCGttggacgcgtcgcggtcatccAGACAAACATAAGTACTGtaagagtgaaaaaagtgtGTAATGTATTGCTTACGGTGCTTAGATCAagagaatttttcacaaatattattgtttttaattaaGTAGCAAAATTTTTACCAGGACAGTTTCAGGCAAGATTGCTGTATTTGTGTGGTTGTTCCGCTGAAGTATAGGTTTACACACATCTGTGGAAGTGTCTAGAAAACTACACAGAAGAATCGAGAttcgaagaaaatggaaaattcaaGAAGTTGACTTGTTATTGgatttcttcactacatcctccaGTATTATCGTATAAAAAGTTCCGAGCAGTAATCGATAATTCTACATGGAAGCACATGGATGgtgtcaatttttttgtgtctACTTTCCTGGGCGAAAGatgttattgatttattggctaacgtttcgagtGCCGTTGAAATCGAATTAATAGATtaatgtcaatttttttcttctggtgaAGTGTGTTGGGAAAAGAAGACGCACGTTGTCCGTACAAAAACAACATGCAgtcttctttacatatttttggCCGTGAATTTCACTACACTGTCTCACCAAAAAGGCCGaatgttttgattttacgagcccgCTAGCTCCTTGAAatagtgatcttcctgtttcgccaaccTTGTACATCAGCCCCACATTCCTGACCGGTGATTAGGTAAACAAAAGAAGCATTCACTACTGTAGATACCAATAAATaacacaaataataaaagcaaaatCCAAAAGACACATTTTTCCCATACaatcacatatttatttatttcctgcaCTGAGTCACTGCGAGTCTAATCGACCAATTTCGttccaaagagaaaaaagatgacatCACTTGTCATCATAAAATAAAGTCAAACGCGCTCAAAACTGAATTCTAGAGGGTGTGAAATGGaataaatttcagaaatttgaaaaacgaaagagaaaacactaaaaaatcTCACATTCATGCAAGCTCGTCTCTTAATCCGCTATGATTAGGATTCGCACGTTGTCCGTACAAAAACACTACAGTCTCTTAAGCATTCACTACTGTAGAtaccaataaataaacaaataaaagcaaaGTTAAACTAGAAGTTAGCTCTGCTATACTTGAAGActatttgaagcaaaaaaagcgtAAAAAGGTAATATATTCTAAAAATCTGTactgaggtaaaaaaaaaaccacaaatatAACATATTTAAGAGGGCCACCGGGAATCTGTTCACAtggaaaaaatgctaaaacgattcttcttcgcgatttttcaccatttaaagaaaaaactccttGCCAGCCAACTTCAGttaacaaatatttattactgTAAATTTTCTACCCATCATAGAATGTATTAAGCAGATTTGGAATCGGTTATTTCGTTCGTTTCGTTTCagttacagttttttttaggaataaaGTAGAATTAGCACCACCTTAGCCGTTTCTCATCGATGCGTAATGAAAATTCCCAGAATCTTTGCATTCATAAAAACTTACTTATTCATACAGCGTGTCGAGAAAAAATCATCGTTCTGTACATCCCTAATAACTATTTATCATTACTACTTTttccattgcaaaaaaaaaaacaggttccATTAATCGTTGATGCAAATTTCCTCTAAAATTTAGATTATCTAAATGTTCAATCTACAAAAGGAACAGGATCTTATCGTGACGATGAGAATGGCACAGGTTCCggttcatttttcctttggtCGTAACTCTCAATGGTAATAAATGATGCGAACGATACGTAGCGGTACGAATCACAGTCACAACAGTACACAGTTAAAAATTACGAGGGAGGTGCGGTGGTTGGATGGGGAGGGGGGGAAACGCGAAACGAATGATATTCGTTCGGAGATCGTATCGTCGAAGCGTTAAGAGTTCTGCCAGGCAGCCAACTGTCACACAGTTCTGGTAGTGGCCTCGCCGCTAGTGCTGCGTGCTGAGGCAGATCACGCTACTAGCGCCGCATAATTCGTTCGCTCACACACCACATCGTCGTGTCACATGTGTTTTCCATTAACTGTTCGGCTTCATATAACAAACATCAATCCTATAATCTTTGTGTTCTTCCCTTTGTTACAATGATCATCTTCTCATCattaccccccccccctcccttACCCATCCTCCGTCCTTTAATAATGTCCACTTTACAGGTGAcatttcgtttttgttcttttctcgtttctgAATCATTCCGTTTTCAAACGTCTCTGTCTGTCTGCCTGTCTCTCTCACTCACACACTCGACGCAAACCACTTCACTTTATTTTGAATCATAAGAATGGCGACTGCttcacaacgaaaaaaaattggtacgttacgtttttttttttgttctctaacCATTATTATACTAGCATTTTTCCATTGCTGAGTGTTTGCTACTTCATTGGTTGAAATGACAGCCgcgctgagaaaaaaatcattaatttCTGTTCACTTTATGGATCGGTATTGACAAAAGGGATTTTCAGTGgctatcagttttttttcacacttatagaattatttttgaagtccgaaaaaattaattttatgtaTCACTGGGTTGAGTAAATTCTTTGCATGCTTTTTTGAACCCATTGTAtatatttcttggaaattccGGTGTTCTAAGTTTTCTGTTCttggatttcttctctttttttcgtatcaaCCTTTACGAcacattttaaaacatttttttccgtatTCTATGGTtgttacttcttttttatgtAGTAATTTCGACTCTGAACATATCTACAatgttttttctgctttctgtgGAATTTCTTAAGACTTATCCCAAAGACTATTTTAATCAATATGCGTCGATGGTCGAGATTTGAACATTTTTACGTATAGTATTCAAACCGTACGTTCTTCATTAGCGTTGTGCATTTAAATTCAAGTTTATGGACATAGATTAAAATCCCCAAAGGCAAATCTAAgcctttcttctcatttctttttttttcgtagaataGGAAGACTatatttaaaagtaaaaaaataattgaaaatagcATAAATTCATTGGGTACGACCTATTCATGCATAGAAAAACGGTAAAGGACAAATTGCATATCGTGTATCGGTCCCTACGGGGAttacgcctacgcgttcgacttcatcTCAGAATTTCTTGACCTTTCATGAACTCTTACGCAGCCTCACAATGACTTTAAAGGGTTAGCCGATTTATTaaataagtgtttttatccctccagacaagtttggcaTCAATCTATCGATCACAGACAAATGAAAGGTTTAGTTGGCGCTAggtcggtttcgaaccattggtTGTGGTGTCGTAGGCAAATATATttgttaccgactgcgctacacccatcTATCTATCCCTACATGTGTCAAACATTTAgtaggaggtttttttttatttctttcaaagatAAATCATGATCATTAATGTTTCCATTTCACTACTAGAATGATTAAGTCCCTAGATACTTAGCTTGACCTCAACAATGTGATATTATTCATCTAGTTGGTGCTGTGACCGGCAATGATTCATACTCCAGAAAACAACGACGAGAATCGTTCAAACGTCTTCAAAACATCGCTTAAACAAAAAGTAAGATTTGAATCTCGCGTCACAGATGATCAGGATTCAACTGAAGATGAATCCAACTTCACTGAAGAGCAGAACAAATCAACTGAGGTATGCGAAAGATTCCTTACTGTTCCTCTTTTGATgtaaagaattatttttttcctaaaatatttGATCAGAGTGTGATTCAGTCcgccttcttttttcttctacttatttcattttttaaaaaaatgtccatAACTTTCTGAAATAcgctaaattcaaaaattactaCCGGCAAATCAAAACTTCGAcataattttcattcttttctttacatGCACCAGTACCCAAATTTTTTCCACAACTTCCAGCAAAGATCCTCATCAAATCGTGGTATTTCGAATCgaattcacaaaagaaaaatgccgGTGCGTCGACCGACAGCATACGTCTCCGATAAGAACGTTGTCGAAGATAAAAATGATGACGATGACGAAGATGAACTAGACGATAGGGAGCAACAAGCACCTTCGCCAGACGTATGTTTTCActttaaattcacttttacaaagaaaaatacatgaACAATATCAACATCCTACATTACAATTCCAGCcttaaaaaaagttcacatGTACGCAGAACTTGTTACTAATCCCCTCAAAACCTAAATATTGCTGCTAGCAATTGCTGGCAAGTGGAAATTCGTATAAACATCACTAGCAAATCTCGCTGTAAATAAATTCTATATCAGAAATTACTCATAAGGTTTCCCTAATGGGTGTGCCCTCCTAACTGTGGAGCTAAATTTCGTTATCTGTGTCCTTTTACGCTCTTCTCTTTGAGtctgttgaaaaaaagcgtaAGCGCTGAacacttactttttttaaagaagaaagagcCCCATTAGCCAGCTTCACAGTCGCAATTTTCGAAAACGGGGCAAGGATTCCAAATGAGTCTGGAAAATGTTTGTGGTCTGACTG is part of the Necator americanus strain Aroian chromosome V, whole genome shotgun sequence genome and encodes:
- a CDS encoding hypothetical protein (NECATOR_CHRV.G20853.T2); its protein translation is MDAFVNHLSHFVISRQLRPLLAQNAPSRIIFVSSICHDWYPLDFTDLQATKYGDAYLQYSRSKLMNHMTALKMAREKQDGVTVNVLEPGVIETKLLKRGGYSGAPVKDGSVAPLHLITSDELKNISGEYFNNRGKKITSSTDSMDAAQQDRLWKMSEEICAKFGITF
- a CDS encoding hypothetical protein (NECATOR_CHRV.G20853.T3), which gives rise to MPGSSFKRTILITGSTDGIGKQTATDLAAHPDNRVIIHGRSEEKCEATRDHIVKETGNSTNVDYIACDLSIMKEVAHFADQVKSRFPDLNVLLCNAGVLNPRRAETKDGLEMTFQVNHLSHFVISRQLRPLLAQNAPSRIIFVSSICHDWYPLDFTDLQATKYGDAYLQYSRSKLMNHMTALKMAREKQDGVTVNVLEPGVIETKLLKRGGYSGAPVKDGSVAPLHLITSDELKNISGEYFNNRGKKITSSTDSMDAAQQDRLWKMSEEICAKFGITF
- a CDS encoding hypothetical protein (NECATOR_CHRV.G20854.T1) encodes the protein MATASQRKKIENNDENRSNVFKTSLKQKVRFESRVTDDQDSTEDESNFTEEQNKSTEQRSSSNRGISNRIHKRKMPVRRPTAYVSDKNVVEDKNDDDDEDELDDREQQAPSPDIPKFSTLEQKLRELSMKYRQQECSPERTSSVTLTKSNRATCGS